The DNA sequence aattaattagcctaattttcgaaaatatcatgGAATTATGCCTTGGAGTCTATTTTGTTATTCcttcttccctactccacaatattgttttatttaattgtggagaataaaatcttaccaaatattctatttacctaaagatcttgttgagcactataaataagaagctgaccctagcccccatattTTTCGTCCCCTCCCTTCCTCATCtccaaatttttcttcttccataCTCCAATATTTggtcatcctttgagaagaattagagTTTGAACATCAAGattcttgaagaaccaagtctaaTACTTAATTCctaccgatcgtttttctcacaaggtattttatattcatcttATTCGTTTCTACTCAACTCCTCTTCTTtttaaccgattaatcggttttcttgaaccctcatgcatcttggttgagtgaaagtgggataaagggGATATGGGAATATGttacatgtgtgtgtgtgtgcgtgtcgtgtgtgtgtgagtgttgtgtttgtgtagtgtgtgtttgatggctaaatattcttgtgtgacatatgttgatgttagatctagatttggagatgcgaatggaacttgtgtgataaacatgatcttgattgattagtaatgataagataaatccatgggaaaagggaaaaagtattgagacatgcatgattaAGAGTTGTGttaaacctaatttgtgatatgtgcctatgtgattaaaagttGAAATCTCAGTTGCAAAGCGGATAACAAGGAAAGAACTTACTTGAAACCTAAGCGATCAGGatgggctttactcttaaactcttttatgtgcaattttatgaatgtggagaaataagggtggtaTAACtattatgccatgcctatgtacattttattgtgatattgtgcaCTGATGCCacttgtgagttcgctccattgggcgaTCAGGtatggatatgtttatacgaattcgggtcagAGTATGGGCCACAAACCCTACCGATGTGTACACaaggggatcgggagccgtccttgctagtcggccggtctcgtgggtgAAAAGTGTGTCACACTTCGCACtatggaaagattgtgatttatgaattgatgagaaaatggggagttgtttgattggccaatctatcttaaatattttggtaagggtggcataacttataaaatgttttgtacGAGTTCacgagtatttcaaaatactcacctgcatgtgttttccttatgtgcggGTTGAACGATgcagcggtggcgggtgttgagcatgttaactaattaagatggatgtCTTCGAACTTcaagtgtagttgtgtcttcatacatagctgcgttttctcttggtcgttttccgctgaattcTTTTTGAAACACTTTAGTATCTTTGACCATTTTCCACCCTCCTTCGGTTTAGAGGCTTTAggtttttatcttggaaactatGTCATACTCTTGAGATTTTTGAATGTCATTTATTATACCTTCCTTTCTCTTATTCAAGCTTCTAAGTTAAGTTGTTGCTTTAAATGCTCTGATAGTTCCTTCTAATCTTTTGGTCAACACTCTTTAAGCGAAACCCTAGCctttgtttatttctttaagTCCGTTTTGGTAGCAACGCGCATTCATTGTACCCTAGGAAGCGGGTCGTTACAATAGATGCCAAGGAAAATCAGGTACTGATGATGCAACATATtggtttttaatatttatggagTTGAAGCTCACATTGAAAGGATTGGATCATTCTAGGCATGACGTGACAACATTTACAAATATCGACTTGTCCTTGATTTTTAAggagaaattctatttttgcggatttaatttaattcttgggatatttatccaaattaaatccaagaccaAATTATTCCTTATTCTAAAGAGGGAAAAATCGAAACCCCTTGTTATTTGgtgattttgaaaatcactatgttgggaaggaagaaattattttattgtttaattgatcccttatttgatcTCCTTCcataccaaattaaaatattctaccaaatttTTCCTCCTCAAGAGATCTCCATATCTATTttagttgatatttaaaaatcccTTCCTTATTTACAAGGCTAAATCCCGCCTAATTCATTCTTaaggagattttttttttatattttgcttttggatattttattctactccgtaaaaaatattcaagataaaatttctaattaattagcctaattttcgaaaaatatgaaattatgcCTTGGggtctatttttgttattccttcttccctactccacaatattgttttatttaattgtggagaataaaatcttaccaaatattctatttaccTAAAGACTTGTTTTGACATAAATAGAAAAACCCCAAACCCTAGCCCCCCCATTTTTGTCCCCCCCCttccccactctctcaaatatttcttcttccatactccaatattttgtcatcctttgagaagaattggGGTTTAACGTCAAAATTCTTTAAGAACCAAATCTAATACTTAATTCCCACCGATCGTTTTTCTCACAaggtattttatattcatcttcttcgtttCTACTCAACtcctcttcttttttaaaCCCATTAATCGgacttcttgaaccctcatgcatcttggttaGTAAAAGGGGGTAAAGGGGATATGGGGAAAATGTTACGTGTGTGGCGTGTGGGTTTTGGCGTGTCTTTTGGGgtgttgtgtttgtgtatgtgtgtttgatggctaaatattATTGGtgacatatgttgatgttagatctagaTTTGGAGATGCGAATGGTACTTGTGTGATAAACAGTCTTGTTtgattagtaatgataagataaatcgatgggaaaagggaaaaaatattgAGACATAGTAAAAAGTTTTTGTTAAACCAATTTGTGAtagtgcctatgtgattaaaagttGAAATCTCTTTCCCGAATAACAAGggaaaaaaaacaccaaaccTAAGCCAAAATTGAGCTTTTAAAAATCTTNNNNNNNNNNNNNNNNNNNNNNNNNNNNNNNNNNNNNNNNNNNNNNNNNNNNNNNNNNNNNNNNNNNNNNNNNNNNNNNNNNNNNNNNNNNNNNNNNNNNAAAAAACCAtattaaactatataaatcatcaaacaaaatttcataaagAACTCATCcaaataaaatgtcaaatttgaattaacataaatccaaacaaaatttcataaacTACTCATCctaataaaatgtcaaatttgAATAACAGAATTCCCAAATACCTGATGGTCTTCCGCCAAAACCTATGTGATTTGAACGTGCATACTAAACAATAATATGTTGGCCATATTCTACTCAAACAATATCGACTCTAAAAATTGTGAAGCCCCAATCTATCCAAAATTGCATATATAGCACATTTGTAGACACATTGCTTGTTCTTCAAGATGGCAACACATTCCTTGCTTAGCTGAGGTGGATCATTGCACAGTACATGACTCTTTCCAACACTAATGCTAAAGGACCGTTGCTATCTCCAATACTCAAAGCTGCaataatattaacaaaatgaattaatacATACATACAAACATCACCATATATAACTCAATCAGCTACAGAGAGACATACAATATAATTGATTATATAAGCCTAGTTAGGAGTATTTACCCAAGGACCTGCTGGCTATATTCAACACAATCTGCCACATACTTACAAGTTAGCAAGATAGTACAATAACACATGCAAAGAATAAGatatataaactaattaagtaaaacaacaaactatatatacagaaaaaatttgttgcaaactttctaataaaatatataaccaATTAATATGTGAAGAGGTAATGTTCAAACAATACTATTCTAACTGCATTCTTCTCTATTACAATCCTGCAATGCCCTCATTTATCAAGATACTAAGAATATGCACAATGGAAGCCCCAATCTCACATGGCTTCCATACACTAGAAAGTAATGTTACTAATTTagcacaaaataataattaaagcaaCGAATAAATACATTAACTGTTTAGAAGTTATTCCTACACGACTATGTCCTATTTTATGGTTCATTGAGCTATTACATGGTCTCTCTGATCTAGTTATGATTCTTGACACACATGGTCACACCAAATAGAGACCAATATTATTTGTacattttctttacattttccATGTTGTTAAATGATTAGCTCCAGATTATgctaaattactactaattgaTAAACTTATCAGAACTTAATAATGAGCTACTTATTAATCAAACACAAACCTTTCATGAAGGGTAAGAGTATTCAAATAGCCATtattcaaatgaactaggagTTCTCgtgcataattaaaattaataacataACATGAACATAGTCATAGTCAACAATGAGAAAACAATATAAAGGAATATTTCAACCACAGTCAGATtaatcaaacataaaataagaattcaaaACCACCCCATCACCATAATACCTTAAGAGTTCCTAAACAAAATTTACTAACCTTAGTTTGAAAATCATCTCAACATGAAGAGGTCTCATCCTTGACAGAGTCTTTAAAATTCAGTTTCCTTCTTGACATTTCTCCTGAGTATGCAAAGTAATTAACTGCATAtacatagagtaattaaatatttagtcATTAAAAGCTTAAAGTTTGCCAACAAATGAAGGATATCAATTACGATAATCACTAttgtaaatgaaaatgatttcCATCAAGAATAGGTGGTAACCTCAATATTGCAACCACACCCTattcaaaaagaaatgaaagcCTAATCAACACTAGTCTTCCATGTAGAACACAGTCAGCTGTAGAAGCTAATACAACTTCACTTGAACTAGGGAGTGGGTCAACAAAGAATTTTGCTTTGAAGATTCTCAGCTGTTTTACCTACAATTTCTAAAGttcaatacaaatttaatccagCTTCAATAGATATAAACTAGAAGCTAGTAAATTCAGGCTAAGTGCGTGAGATAAACTATATACAAttaaaagagtaaaaaatcaaagtacaaACCAAAAAGGCATCTTCGAGGGTAAGTTCTACAAACCTGGGGCACCTTTAATATGTAAGCACTGCCATGAAGAGTTCACCATCTACGGTATGCTAAACAAACTTCTAAAATTTCGGcagaaaaaacagaaataagTAAAAGTAGATAACACTCATGTCCATCTAAAACTCACTGATATtgaagaatttaattaaaattaatagatatcAATAAACTCCCACTCAAATTATGCGTGAATTTTCCCCTCCATTCTTAGATCTGGACAAAATTAGTCAATGAATCctgattaaaaattaaatttcctgCAAGCACTTAACCGAGAAAATGCATAAACAAAGACGAACGGTAATTTTCAGAAATATATCCTACATGAATGAGATAATTCCTGAATCACATCACAAACACAGAACCTGGAATTTACCCGGAAGCCACGAATCCTGAGATTGTATTCTCCGTATCTCTATGCAatcctaattttaattgagaaatgaaacTGTCGCTGGACTTGGTAGTTTAATGGCAAGGAAATGTTGAAAAAAACGTGTGATAATATGAAAGGCTTCAAGCTTTTCACATTCTTGTGTCCTTTGGCTTTTCATGTTATGTAACCTCCGTTTAGTTTATGGTGTATCTTAATTGCAAGACTTTTGAAGTGGTCTCTCCTATCCTATAAATTGGTGGGTTTGAGAGATgagaaagagataaaaaaaaaaacattctctcttctctctagttCCCTACATCATAGTAGCATTGCATAGCTCGATTCTCGGAACTTCATCAAGTTCGTCGGTGCCTAGcgggtttgaggtgcttctacacgctaggaggaagtcgttttatctttggggacaaTACGCCattccgtgagcactagccggggcgtaatttgtcttgcggaagGGCTTCCCTTGACTCGACTTATAGTtcggtttgttttattatttccattgtaattttcattccacttattgttattatctttcttcgattgtaatagttagagtaaCGGCTTGGGAATTTTATCTCATTATTTCTAACAGGAAATTATGATTGGGGGAGGTTTTGAACCCTATGAGGAATATGAAGGTGAATCGTGAGGGAgggaaattgaaatattgaaatagtTCTAAACGTGTTAgcacttttattttctctcagactcacatatgattttaatatttttttttatttaaatattataggattattatttttattagctACCAAAGGAAGTGTCACTAAACATGGCTCATTATAGCACTTATTTTGAAATGCAGTATTAGTGAATGCTACAAAGTGTGGTGAAAAGCTAATGTATGGATATATAATCTGTACTCGCAGTTTTTAGAAAGTGCCATTAATTTAATGTAGTGAAAGGCTAATTTTCTAGTAGTGGTGTACTTAGTTTTACTGACCATGTAGATAATCGTTACATGTCAAtgagatttaataaaattttgtggaGTGTGTGTGAGTTGGTCAAGTGGTAGTAGGGTTAATGCCTAAAGCCAAAGGTCTCAGGTTCGAGTCCTCCATGGCGCGGCCtttaaatttcagttatttaaaaaaaaagttgtagACTTTTAATATTGTGCACCTATTTATTATCTGTATATAAAGGAGACGTTACACAATCTTACTATGCGGGGATCTAGTTGTAACTTGCGTACctctttaattctttttaataatttcttttatttattgaagtttatttttaactatttatgaGGAGTAGTAATAAGCAAGCAGAGTACGTATATCATTATTCCAATTGGATTTGTCAAAAATTGATTATATGCAGGTCCTATTCCAAAAGAGATTGGAAACATGACACTCCTTTTCCGCCTATCTCtcaacaacaataatttaaGTGGTATGCTTTTAtgtctatatttatattgttggGTTACAAAGTTACACTAATTAACTTATTGAATTTCTTTGTtgccattttcaaaatttgtacgACATTATTTCACAGGTAATATACCAAAAGAAATTAGTCTTCTTAATAAATTGGATACACTCAACATTGCAACCAACAATATGAGTGGACCATTGCCGAAGGAAATTGGAAACATGACAGCCATCAGTAGAATATGGCTTTTCGAAAACAATTTAAATGGTATCACTCACTCACTCACTCTCTTTCTTTATGACTCTCCATCTTCCATATGTTATTCTTGATTCCTATTcataacaaatttttaggtACTATACCTTCCATTTTTGGGAATATGCCGAAGTTGATTTATTTAGGACTCTATCGAAACAAATTAATTGGACAAATTCCATCATCAATTTGCAACTTGAGATCGCTTCAAGTTCTCCAATTGTCAAATAATCATTTGGAAGGGCCAATTCCAAAATGTGTGGGAAACTTGAGCACATCTCTAAATGTCCTCCATTTGAATGCAAATAAACTCAGTGGCCTCATCCCATCAACATTCAGAAAGAATTGCAGTATTGAGTCAATCAATCTGAATGGAAACAAATTGAAAGGAACACTACCCCAAACCATAGCCAACTGTCAAGGTCTGCGGGGCATAGACATAGGTGGTAATGAAATACGAGGTGCGTTTCCCTTTTGGATGGAAACACTCCCTCAACTCCGCACCTTCATCTTATCATCAAATAAGTTCAATGGTACTATGTTGGTGACTTCAAACACTGAGCAACCATTTCCAAAGTTGCAAGTGTTGGATGTGTCACAAAATGCGTTTGTTGGTCCTCTACCTGATAGATATTTCAAGAACTTTCGAGGTATGATAAATGCCACGGAAAACCAGATTGATGAAGAAGCAGCATATtggtttttaatatttatggagTTGAAGCTTACATTGAAAGGATTGGATCAGTTATTGGGGCGACTGCTGACAACATTTACAACTATCGACTTGTCCTCCAATAGATTCTCTGGGAGCATTCCACCTTCTCTGGGAGATCTTAACTCTCTTAGATACTTGAATTTGTCTCACAATACCCTCATAGGGCATATACCGCCATCCCTTGGAGATATGAGATTACTCGAGTCATTGGACCTATCTTCAAACAAACTGGATGGAGAAATTCCAAATGAATTGGCAAGGTTGACATTTATTGGAAAGTTGAACCTTTCAATGAATAATCTTGAGGGAAAAATACCACAGTCTACTCAACTTTCCACATTTGGTAACGAATCATATGTGGGAAATGTAGGATTGTGTGGATTTCCATTGACGAGAAAATGTGCAGGGAGTGATGGAAAACCGTTCATTCCTaaaggaggagaagaagatgatgatgatgagtaTGGATTTATAGATGGATTTGGTTGGCGAAATGTGGTGTTGGGGTATGGATGTGGATTTGTagttggaattggaattggttACATGGTTATAAGAAGCGGAAGGCCAAGATGGTTAGTGGAATTCTTTTTTGGAGTTGGTTATAAATATAAGACGAAGAAGAGACGCAACAGAGCTGCACCAACACGAAGGGGAACTTAGGTTGGAAGGATTGTGTGCTCCTCTTGTGTTTAATTTCGAACTCTTTCTTGAGTTGTTTCGAATTTTCTTTCGTACTTACTTTTTTCGTTTTTGGATGTCATCATGAGAGCTTGTATTCGAGttgtatttctatttcttttaccTTGTTTAATTGCTAGTTCTGTggttttctcaatttcaaattttgggtTGTTGAAGTATATGAAATTGATCCATTATGCCTCTGAATTTTTGATCACCCACAATATATAGATAGTGCATCAAGAGTCTTATTTCAAtaactaaaacaaataaaaacgaaaTTGAAACCTAACTTGgaataaataacaaatcaataaAGATAACAGTTAGAATTCTAAATCAACTATGATTAACATGGTAAAGTGACTTGATATAATCACAATATCTTCAACATTTCATATCCCTTAGAAACATTCACTGCATTGTACTCCCTgagttccttcatagttgagtcatttttccatttcgggaagttccctcatagttgagtcatttccatttatagtaattttttcctctctcttactttcctctctcttactttattcactttttactttattctctctgcatttttctctttcttactttttttatctatttatttaacacactcaacattcatttcttaaactccgtgccgaaaagttccgcctcaactatgagggaacggagggagtaaataatTTGCCATCCGTTCTCCCAAACGCCGCGCAACGTAACGACCTTATTGTTATGCCTAAATTCCATCATATGCTTGTCATAGTTTCGGTTAATCTCTCCCAAGCTCTTCAACCACGGATCTCCTAGGACCACGTCCAGAACATCAATGTGGAACACAAATCAATCAACAACAATCACATGTCCTCGAAATGATAACTTGGTGTTTTTACACTTTTGCCCACATTCCCACGCAAAGGATTGGTTTGCCACATGCACACAAAAAGGATTGATTGTTGTAACCTGCAACTGAAATTTCTTGACAATATCGAAATGGATGAAATTATGTATACTGCCGCCACTAATTAAGGTTTGGACATGTTCCCCCAAAATCGTAcctattagaaatgggtcGCACACATGAACTTCGGATTTCCACTCATGAGGAAAGATAAAAGAATAGATTAAAAGAGATCTATTATCAACTTGGGTCCGCTCTAATATATATTAGAAATAGGTTATTGTATAGATGAGATAGAATAGTCATTGTGGATAGAATTTGGAGATTTCAGTAGTACCTGTCACTTTCAACATCCGGGGAGGGTCCCAATTGGTGACGGTAGAAATAGATTGGGCATCAagtatgaaaaatgttgttgtctTTTACGAATAACTTAGTATTAACCCATGCGTTGCACGACCcatagttttatactcccttcgtcctataataagagtcacatttggtgtgggtacaagttttaagaaaggtAAAGAATAATTGATTGGAAAAGTTAGGAGAATATGAAGtccactttttatattggttttataataaaatgtgagtggagtTAGTGGAACATGGAACCTAcataccatttatgataaaagtgataCATATGACTTTTGTTGTGGGACGGatagaaatgataaaatgtgactcttgTTATAGGACgaaagaattaatattaatagattataaaaacacaaaaataaataataatatcactAATTAATTGGGGTGAATAAAAAGTCCccgaaataataaattaaaggagGTAGACAAGATTTTAGCtaccaattaaattaatctcctgattaattaattccaagCAATTGAATCTTCGAATGTTGGGAGCAGTTAATGTATGATGGTTTGCTATACTTGTTTCTCAAATTGCTTCGTTTAATTGGGAGCTTCATTAAttgccaatttttttattggccCATCCATGTCGATTCTCCTGACTCATTAGCCCATTGGGTTCCATCTCGAAGCCCGTCAGATTCTATTTAGAGATCACATGTTTTAATAGTGGGCCAAATCATCAAATGATACCTATATTAGTAAATTACTTAAACATTAGATAATtgagtttataattttttaaattgaagaaaattccaagttttctttatattttaaaaaaaatttgagtcCACTGTATATGTCAAATTGTATATACTGATGAGTGATGCCGTGGCCCATATGTAAACCTTGGCCATTtaatatcaagaaaatttaACCTTCAAACATTTACTTTCCACAGTATAGGTGTCGTGCCCCAATTGTAAGCACTAGCTAGCTGACTATCTCACTTGATACGTGCAAACACAATCTCCATAGGCTGAAGAGACTTAGTATTTCTTACAACGAGTTGTATGGCGAAATACCATCATGCTTGGAACAGTGTTCGCACCTAGAGTATCTTTCTTTGCAAAGCAACAATTTCAGTGGTAAGATCTAATCTCCATGACGCGCGACTTCATATGACATGTACAAACTTGGATGTTGATTTGACGCAATTGACTCATAggtaatatttcaaaagagATCGGTGCTCTTACTAATTTGCTATCTTTGGATATGAGTGTGAACAACTTACGTGGCCACCTGCCAAAAGAAATTGGAAATTTGACAATGCTTCAATTGCTGGACCTTGATGAAAACAAGCTAAGTGGTAATTTCTCCTATTTAATGCTCTAACATTCCTTATACTTTTGAACTAGATACATTttgttgtatatataattattttttatgcatgtaGAT is a window from the Salvia hispanica cultivar TCC Black 2014 chromosome 1, UniMelb_Shisp_WGS_1.0, whole genome shotgun sequence genome containing:
- the LOC125190767 gene encoding receptor-like protein 9DC3, which produces MPKLIYLGLYRNKLIGQIPSSICNLRSLQVLQLSNNHLEGPIPKCVGNLSTSLNVLHLNANKLSGLIPSTFRKNCSIESINLNGNKLKGTLPQTIANCQGLRGIDIGGNEIRGAFPFWMETLPQLRTFILSSNKFNGTMLVTSNTEQPFPKLQVLDVSQNAFVGPLPDRYFKNFRGMINATENQIDEEAAYWFLIFMELKLTLKGLDQLLGRLLTTFTTIDLSSNRFSGSIPPSLGDLNSLRYLNLSHNTLIGHIPPSLGDMRLLESLDLSSNKLDGEIPNELARLTFIGKLNLSMNNLEGKIPQSTQLSTFGNESYVGNVGLCGFPLTRKCAGSDGKPFIPKGGEEDDDDEYGFIDGFGWRNVVLGYGCGFVVGIGIGYMVIRSGRPRWLVEFFFGVGYKYKTKKRRNRAAPTRRGT